Proteins encoded in a region of the Methanofollis tationis genome:
- the scpB gene encoding SMC-Scp complex subunit ScpB, whose product MVDRTAMLEAALFVADAPVNYGDLAKIFGIKPGEVPALAEDLSARLSARSSPLEVIDSGESVFMVLKEEYAVLVYPVMRPEISRAVLRTLSVIAYRQPILQSDLIEIRGGGAYAHVEELVKRDLVARYRSGRSYLLQTTPEFSRYFKTSDLVGGQGRLDLD is encoded by the coding sequence ATGGTGGACAGAACGGCGATGCTTGAAGCGGCCCTTTTCGTTGCCGACGCGCCGGTGAACTACGGGGACCTGGCGAAGATCTTCGGCATAAAACCGGGAGAGGTTCCGGCACTCGCAGAGGATCTTTCGGCCAGGCTTTCGGCGCGCTCGTCCCCGCTTGAAGTGATCGATTCAGGCGAGAGCGTGTTCATGGTCTTGAAGGAAGAGTATGCCGTTCTGGTCTATCCGGTCATGCGTCCCGAGATATCGCGTGCAGTCCTGCGCACCCTCTCGGTGATCGCATACCGCCAGCCGATTCTCCAGAGCGACCTGATCGAGATCAGGGGGGGCGGGGCATATGCTCATGTGGAGGAGCTGGTCAAGCGCGATCTGGTGGCGCGCTACCGGAGCGGACGAAGTTATCTCCTCCAGACGACGCCTGAATTCTCCCGCTATTTCAAGACCTCGGACCTTGTAGGGGGACAGGGGCGCCTGGATCTCGATTAA
- a CDS encoding segregation/condensation protein A, which translates to MHEEPVEILVQLAERGEIDPWNIDIVEVTDRFFAELERCRELDLRISGRTLFFAATLLRMKSAYLAAEIPDDLPEEEAVPDEEDASFGSFDLAEPIEQLEREIQRRIGRKKVRRRPVTLYELITELKSAEKEERRRQRQRSESVDERMIRASDVVSVAHDEDYQAAASAVLGCCDAIASGGEVKLRDICSSLKKATMEVYIPLLFLMLEGKVDLRQEEYFGDLYVRRIDGGQNGDA; encoded by the coding sequence ATGCATGAAGAGCCAGTCGAGATCCTGGTCCAGCTCGCCGAGCGCGGCGAGATCGATCCCTGGAACATCGATATCGTCGAGGTGACCGATCGGTTCTTTGCCGAGCTGGAACGGTGCCGGGAACTGGACCTGCGGATCTCAGGAAGGACCCTTTTTTTTGCTGCAACCCTGTTGAGGATGAAGTCCGCGTATCTTGCTGCCGAGATCCCTGACGACCTCCCTGAGGAGGAGGCCGTTCCTGACGAAGAGGATGCGAGCTTTGGGTCTTTTGATCTTGCCGAGCCGATCGAGCAGCTTGAGCGCGAGATCCAGCGGCGAATCGGGCGGAAAAAGGTTCGCCGCCGGCCGGTTACCCTGTACGAGTTGATCACCGAGTTGAAGTCTGCAGAGAAGGAGGAGCGCAGACGCCAGCGCCAGCGTTCGGAGAGCGTGGACGAGCGGATGATCCGCGCCTCCGATGTGGTCTCGGTGGCCCATGATGAGGATTATCAGGCTGCTGCTTCGGCGGTGCTTGGTTGTTGCGACGCCATCGCCTCCGGTGGCGAGGTGAAACTGCGTGACATCTGCTCCTCTCTCAAGAAGGCGACGATGGAGGTCTATATCCCCCTGCTCTTTCTTATGCTTGAGGGAAAGGTTGATCTCCGGCAGGAGGAGTATTTTGGCGACCTTTATGTGAGGAGGATTGATGGTGGACAGAACGGCGATGCTTGA
- the smc gene encoding chromosome segregation protein SMC — translation MYITGIEIDNFKSFSKKTSIPFLDGFTVISGPNGSGKSNIIDSLLFALALSSSRGLRAEKLTDLINLNSGRNTAEVAITFSDGTEIRRRIKRTASSYYSYNYLNGRLVKQNDIVELLAKYGIKPEGYNVVMQGDITRIMEMSDFERRKIIDEIAGVAEFEGKKVRALEELEVVRERIEREEVVLFELNARQEELKHEREQALAYRHWKEQLDHFQNCRAAAHLREMEREHGRLLGTIGEERIALDRTLSDLGIEENDLAYLRDDLVDADAEINEKSGSEYLRLISALEEAKGKIKVAEGTIARLKKDKEGNLEGINRAYLDEKRAAERVVQCTGQVRTLSIDRANLSMELAAARAVIENLDKEISRGGKAAEDLKDRLFALMQEAEEKKARRSALLREQDLLIEKSRMRTSEMERLESRLAAIRKGDDDLLKEIAGAKKGSADLAVEKTALDRKLSEAESALFARRSSLERIKKEIQNDERDLMRLEAQQQSRGGAGGAALEAVLAMEGVRGTIAQLGRAPPEYATALDVAAGGKLRYVVADDDAVAADAIRYLKEERLGRLTFLPMNKLRPREFPTVRERGVIGYAKDLLAFGPEYDLAFQQVFGTTLVVDTMENARRLIGQHRMVTLEGDLLEKSGAMTGGYLKKKGEGGFGAAVEDGIARLSSALAGKREEAAGFERSIARLSGEVDEARRRRAEIEQGIARYGLIIEDYGGRITAQKGEEEALSSSLAALKAEVQQSAGDLAAIETGLDGVADALSLLNADIGDLKKKLEDTDIPRLTEELERKRREHEGVERRLRNKEADIADAQRERQYFEKRVEELSEVRERFVRKNVEIDAEIALSAEEIEGARAEIAALEERQKSFSAELDELRKKREEIAGAIGAAEKRVAGLNAQADRLRLQISSLLEKADALLAEIEGLRGHAGEETDLSLAEIEEGIAAADRELRAIGAVNMLAIEEYGRVCDRISDRTAKKEVLSVERTSILERIERFDQMKFESFTTAFREIDAHFRETFARLTAGSGHLVLENPEDPFSGGLTFAVQPRDKKVQLLSALSGGEKSLTTLAFLFSIQKYLPAPFYAFDEVDMFLDGSNVEQVAAMIRELSHTAQFISVSLRKPMIDRADRIMGVTIRPDKSTLVTGVENHA, via the coding sequence GTGTATATCACCGGAATTGAGATTGATAATTTCAAGTCTTTTTCAAAAAAGACTTCAATTCCATTTTTAGATGGTTTTACCGTCATATCGGGTCCGAATGGGTCAGGAAAAAGCAATATCATAGACAGCCTGCTTTTTGCCCTTGCCCTCTCGAGCTCGCGCGGTCTGCGCGCCGAGAAGCTCACCGACCTGATCAATCTCAATTCAGGCAGGAACACCGCCGAGGTGGCGATCACCTTCTCGGACGGCACCGAGATCAGGCGGCGGATCAAGCGAACAGCATCGAGTTACTATTCGTATAACTATCTCAACGGCCGCCTCGTCAAGCAGAACGATATCGTTGAGCTCCTTGCAAAATATGGGATCAAACCCGAGGGCTATAATGTGGTGATGCAGGGCGACATCACCAGGATCATGGAGATGAGCGACTTCGAGCGGCGGAAGATCATCGACGAGATCGCAGGAGTCGCTGAGTTCGAGGGCAAGAAGGTCAGGGCTCTTGAAGAGCTGGAGGTGGTCAGGGAGCGGATCGAGCGCGAGGAGGTGGTGCTCTTCGAACTGAATGCCCGTCAGGAAGAACTGAAGCACGAGCGGGAGCAGGCGCTCGCCTACCGGCACTGGAAAGAGCAGCTCGATCACTTTCAGAACTGCCGGGCCGCGGCGCACCTGCGCGAGATGGAGCGGGAGCACGGGCGCCTCCTGGGGACGATCGGGGAGGAGCGGATCGCCCTCGATCGCACCCTCTCTGATCTCGGGATCGAGGAGAACGATCTGGCGTACCTGCGGGACGACCTTGTGGACGCCGATGCCGAGATCAACGAGAAGAGCGGCTCAGAGTATCTGCGGCTGATATCGGCGCTTGAAGAGGCGAAAGGAAAGATAAAGGTCGCCGAAGGCACGATCGCGCGGCTGAAAAAGGATAAGGAAGGTAATCTGGAGGGGATCAACCGGGCGTATCTCGACGAGAAAAGGGCTGCGGAGCGGGTGGTGCAGTGCACAGGCCAGGTCCGCACCCTCTCGATCGACCGGGCAAACCTCTCGATGGAACTCGCCGCTGCCAGAGCGGTGATTGAAAATCTCGATAAAGAGATTTCTCGGGGAGGAAAAGCGGCGGAAGACCTCAAGGATCGTCTGTTTGCCCTGATGCAGGAGGCCGAGGAGAAGAAGGCCCGGCGTTCGGCGCTGCTCCGCGAGCAGGATCTCCTTATCGAAAAGAGCCGGATGCGGACCTCGGAGATGGAGAGGCTCGAGTCCCGCCTGGCCGCGATCAGGAAGGGGGATGACGACCTCCTGAAAGAGATCGCAGGGGCGAAGAAAGGGTCTGCTGATCTTGCGGTCGAGAAGACCGCCCTCGACCGAAAACTTTCCGAGGCTGAAAGTGCCCTCTTCGCGCGGCGCTCCTCGCTTGAACGGATAAAAAAGGAGATCCAGAACGACGAACGGGACCTGATGCGCCTCGAAGCCCAGCAACAGTCCCGCGGCGGTGCCGGGGGGGCCGCCCTTGAGGCAGTGCTCGCTATGGAGGGCGTTCGGGGCACGATCGCGCAGCTGGGCAGGGCGCCGCCTGAGTACGCCACGGCACTGGACGTGGCCGCCGGGGGCAAACTCCGCTACGTGGTGGCCGACGACGACGCCGTCGCCGCCGACGCGATCCGCTATCTCAAGGAGGAGCGGCTTGGCCGCCTTACCTTCCTCCCCATGAACAAGTTGCGGCCGCGGGAGTTCCCGACCGTCCGGGAGCGTGGGGTGATCGGGTATGCAAAGGATCTTCTCGCGTTTGGACCTGAGTACGATCTTGCGTTCCAGCAGGTGTTCGGGACGACGCTGGTCGTCGACACCATGGAAAACGCCCGCAGGCTCATCGGTCAGCACCGGATGGTCACGCTTGAGGGCGATCTCCTCGAAAAGTCCGGCGCGATGACCGGCGGCTATCTGAAAAAGAAGGGGGAAGGGGGTTTCGGGGCGGCGGTCGAGGACGGGATCGCCCGACTTTCCAGCGCGCTTGCCGGGAAGCGGGAGGAAGCCGCCGGCTTCGAACGCTCGATCGCGCGTCTTTCCGGGGAGGTTGATGAGGCCAGACGGCGGCGGGCCGAGATCGAGCAGGGGATCGCCCGGTACGGGCTCATCATTGAGGACTACGGGGGGCGCATCACTGCGCAGAAGGGTGAGGAAGAGGCCCTTTCCTCCTCGCTTGCCGCGCTGAAGGCAGAGGTGCAGCAGAGTGCTGGCGATCTTGCCGCCATCGAAACCGGGCTTGACGGAGTGGCTGACGCCCTCTCCCTCCTGAACGCCGATATCGGGGATCTCAAGAAGAAACTCGAGGACACCGATATCCCGCGTCTCACCGAGGAACTCGAACGGAAACGACGGGAGCATGAGGGGGTTGAGCGGCGCCTGCGAAACAAGGAGGCTGATATCGCCGACGCGCAGCGGGAGCGGCAGTACTTCGAAAAGCGTGTTGAAGAACTCTCTGAAGTGCGCGAGCGGTTTGTCAGGAAGAATGTCGAGATCGATGCCGAGATCGCTCTCTCTGCCGAAGAAATTGAGGGTGCCCGTGCCGAGATCGCCGCACTGGAAGAGCGGCAGAAGTCGTTCTCGGCAGAGCTCGATGAACTCCGAAAGAAGCGGGAGGAGATTGCCGGGGCGATCGGTGCGGCCGAAAAACGGGTGGCCGGACTGAACGCGCAGGCCGATCGCCTCCGCCTCCAGATCTCCTCCCTCCTGGAGAAGGCCGATGCGCTTCTGGCTGAGATCGAGGGCCTGCGCGGGCATGCCGGTGAGGAGACCGATCTCTCTCTGGCCGAGATCGAGGAAGGGATCGCCGCGGCCGATCGCGAACTCCGGGCGATCGGGGCGGTGAACATGCTTGCGATCGAGGAGTATGGGCGGGTCTGCGACCGGATCAGCGACCGGACCGCCAAAAAGGAGGTGCTTTCGGTCGAGCGGACCTCGATCCTGGAGAGGATCGAGCGTTTTGACCAGATGAAGTTTGAATCCTTTACCACGGCCTTCAGGGAGATCGATGCCCATTTCAGGGAAACATTCGCGCGGTTGACGGCAGGGAGCGGGCACCTTGTGCTGGAAAACCCCGAAGATCCGTTCTCAGGCGGACTCACCTTTGCCGTGCAGCCGCGCGATAAAAAGGTGCAACTGCTCTCGGCGCTTTCCGGCGGGGAGAAGTCCCTGACGACTCTTGCATTCCTCTTCTCGATCCAGAAATATCTGCCTGCCCCGTTTTACGCCTTTGACGAGGTGGATATGTTCCTGGATGGTTCGAATGTGGAGCAGGTCGCGGCCATGATCAGAGAACTTTCTCACACTGCGCAGTTCATCTCGGTTTCTTTGCGCAAACCGATGATCGACCGGGCCGATCGGATCATGGGCGTGACCATCAGGCCGGACAAGAGCACCCTTGTGACCGGTGTCGAAAATCATGCATGA
- the glyA gene encoding serine hydroxymethyltransferase, with product MSSLANTDPEVADIIEMERLRQTNGLELIASENIVSKAVLETTGSILTNKYAEGYPGKRYYGGCEYYDIAENLARDRLCQLFGAEHANVQAHSGSGANMAVYFSTINYGDKIMSMKLSEGGHLSHGSPVSFSGKMYKVVQYGVDHETERLDYADIAAMARKEKPQMIVCGASAYPREIDFKAFGEIAEEVGAYCVADIAHIAGLVAAGLHNSPIDVLPFTTTTTHKTLRGPRGGAIMCKQEYAQVIDKAIFPGLQGGPLMHIIAAKAVCFGEALKPSYKEYCKQIIKNAQTLAATLDAEGLRLVSGGTDNHLMLLDLSDKGLTGLQAENTLHDAGITVNKNTIPRETLSPFVTSGLRIGTPAITSRGMKEEEMKQIGTFIATVLNDIENKEKIAAVRKEVEALASKFPIYAVTE from the coding sequence ATGTCCAGTCTTGCCAACACAGATCCAGAAGTCGCAGATATTATTGAAATGGAGCGCCTCCGGCAGACCAACGGCCTTGAACTGATCGCATCGGAGAACATCGTTTCAAAGGCCGTCCTCGAGACCACCGGTTCGATCCTCACCAACAAGTATGCAGAAGGGTATCCTGGCAAGCGCTACTACGGCGGGTGCGAATATTATGATATCGCCGAGAACCTTGCACGCGACCGTCTCTGCCAGCTCTTCGGCGCCGAACATGCCAACGTCCAGGCCCACTCGGGTTCAGGCGCCAACATGGCGGTCTACTTCTCCACCATCAACTACGGCGACAAGATCATGTCGATGAAACTCTCCGAGGGCGGTCACCTCTCCCACGGTTCGCCGGTGAGTTTCTCGGGCAAGATGTACAAGGTCGTCCAGTACGGTGTCGACCATGAGACCGAGCGGCTCGACTATGCCGACATCGCCGCAATGGCCCGGAAAGAGAAGCCGCAGATGATCGTCTGCGGCGCCTCCGCATACCCCCGCGAGATCGACTTCAAGGCCTTCGGCGAGATCGCTGAAGAAGTAGGTGCGTACTGTGTCGCCGACATCGCCCATATCGCCGGCCTCGTCGCCGCGGGCCTGCACAATTCACCGATCGACGTTCTCCCCTTCACCACCACGACGACGCACAAGACTCTCCGCGGACCGCGCGGCGGCGCCATCATGTGCAAACAGGAGTACGCCCAGGTGATCGACAAGGCAATCTTCCCTGGTCTGCAGGGCGGCCCGCTCATGCACATCATCGCCGCAAAGGCGGTCTGTTTCGGGGAGGCGCTCAAGCCGTCCTATAAGGAATACTGCAAACAGATCATCAAAAACGCACAGACCCTCGCCGCAACCCTCGATGCAGAAGGGCTGCGCCTGGTCTCGGGCGGCACCGACAACCACCTGATGCTCCTCGACCTCTCTGACAAGGGGCTCACCGGCCTTCAGGCAGAGAACACCCTTCACGACGCCGGGATCACCGTGAACAAGAACACGATCCCGCGCGAGACCCTCTCGCCGTTCGTGACCAGCGGGCTTCGGATCGGCACCCCGGCCATCACCTCTCGCGGCATGAAAGAAGAGGAGATGAAGCAGATCGGCACCTTCATCGCCACCGTCCTCAACGACATCGAGAACAAGGAGAAGATTGCAGCGGTCAGGAAGGAGGTCGAGGCACTCGCGAGCAAATTCCCAATCTACGCGGTAACAGAATGA
- the folD gene encoding bifunctional methylenetetrahydrofolate dehydrogenase/methenyltetrahydrofolate cyclohydrolase FolD, with amino-acid sequence MILDGKALSEKRLEILKEQIEDAGLYPHLATVLVGQDPASQMYVRMKHRACERVGIGSVGIELPAEATTQEVLAAVNRLNNDCDIAGILVQLPLPDRVDTERVIEAVLPAKDVDGFHPTNLGKLFSGHPAFVPCTPQGIMTILAEYGIETEGKNAVVVGRSVDVGRPMAALLINANATVTICHSKTQNLPAIMRQADILVSAIGRANFVRAEMVKEGAVVVDVGINHDENGKLCGDVDFEAVKEKASAITPVPGGVGPMTIAALMENTFRAARANSCTRVL; translated from the coding sequence ATGATACTCGACGGCAAGGCGCTCTCTGAAAAGAGGCTCGAAATCCTGAAGGAGCAGATCGAGGACGCAGGCCTCTACCCCCACCTCGCCACGGTGCTGGTGGGGCAGGACCCGGCCTCGCAGATGTATGTCAGGATGAAACACCGGGCCTGCGAACGTGTCGGGATCGGATCGGTCGGGATCGAACTCCCGGCCGAGGCGACGACGCAGGAGGTGCTGGCGGCGGTGAACCGCCTGAACAATGACTGCGACATTGCCGGCATCCTGGTGCAGCTGCCGCTCCCCGACCGGGTGGACACCGAACGGGTGATCGAGGCCGTTCTCCCGGCAAAGGACGTCGACGGCTTCCACCCGACGAACCTCGGGAAACTCTTCTCAGGCCACCCGGCATTTGTTCCCTGCACGCCGCAGGGGATCATGACGATCCTGGCCGAATACGGGATCGAGACTGAGGGAAAAAATGCCGTCGTCGTCGGGCGCAGCGTGGACGTGGGAAGGCCGATGGCCGCCCTGCTCATAAACGCCAACGCAACGGTGACGATCTGCCACTCAAAGACGCAGAATCTCCCCGCGATCATGCGGCAGGCCGATATCCTGGTCTCCGCTATCGGAAGGGCAAACTTCGTGAGGGCAGAGATGGTGAAGGAAGGCGCGGTGGTCGTCGACGTCGGGATCAACCACGATGAAAACGGAAAACTCTGTGGCGACGTCGATTTCGAAGCGGTGAAAGAGAAGGCCTCCGCAATCACCCCGGTCCCCGGCGGTGTCGGGCCGATGACGATCGCAGCCCTGATGGAAAACACCTTCAGAGCGGCCCGGGCGAACTCATGCACCCGTGTACTGTAA
- the folP gene encoding dihydropteroate synthase, with product MHPCTVNGMAIGGGAPVRLMGVINCSPESFFPGSYVPRSDVLERALSMTGAGADLVDVGARSTAPGSRPISVQEEIERITAALVCMDGSGVTVSVDTMHPAVLEACLRHDIHAINDIGGLSNPEYAAIAADAGLPVIAMAAQRIPGDPRGTAATLAALCEVAGRADAAGIEDLILDPGVGRWTPERTFEDDWDLCRNFRRFREPGFPVLLAISRKSFIGDLLGRSSEERLAGTLALTARLLPSADMVRAHDVAETHDALFVVRKLEDGS from the coding sequence ATGCACCCGTGTACTGTAAACGGGATGGCGATCGGGGGCGGAGCCCCGGTCCGCCTGATGGGCGTGATCAACTGCAGCCCTGAATCCTTTTTTCCAGGTTCGTATGTCCCGAGGAGCGACGTGCTGGAGCGGGCGCTCTCGATGACAGGCGCGGGGGCCGACCTCGTGGACGTCGGGGCCCGCTCGACGGCGCCGGGGTCGCGGCCCATCAGCGTGCAGGAGGAGATCGAGCGGATCACGGCGGCCCTTGTCTGCATGGACGGGAGCGGCGTCACCGTCTCGGTGGACACGATGCACCCTGCAGTGCTGGAGGCATGCCTCCGCCACGATATCCATGCGATCAACGATATCGGCGGGCTTTCAAACCCTGAATACGCCGCCATCGCCGCCGATGCCGGCCTCCCGGTGATCGCAATGGCAGCGCAGCGCATCCCCGGAGATCCTCGCGGCACGGCCGCCACACTCGCCGCACTGTGTGAAGTGGCCGGACGGGCCGACGCCGCCGGGATCGAAGACCTGATCCTTGACCCGGGCGTCGGCAGGTGGACGCCCGAGCGGACCTTCGAGGACGACTGGGACCTCTGCAGAAATTTCAGGCGGTTTCGGGAACCGGGTTTTCCGGTGCTCCTCGCCATATCGAGAAAATCGTTCATCGGCGACCTCCTGGGAAGATCGTCTGAAGAGCGGCTTGCAGGGACGCTTGCCCTGACGGCACGCCTCCTCCCGTCAGCCGACATGGTGCGGGCCCATGATGTGGCCGAGACGCACGACGCTCTTTTTGTAGTCAGAAAGCTGGAGGATGGATCATGA
- the cofE gene encoding coenzyme F420-0:L-glutamate ligase, whose protein sequence is MSEWFCVYALHTGLISEGDDIAAAVLAAADAAPCAGVADGDIVLVAESALATAEGRAVRLDDVVPSEEALRLADRHAIEPRIAEVVLRESDRVVGGIPGYLLTLKNGTLLPNAGVDHSNAPEGMVVPLPADPNGSAARLRTAIRERRGVNAGVLIIDSRTHAMRLGCSGVAIGCAGLRAVVDEAGRSDLFGRKLEVTKRAVGDCLASAAELLMGEADECVPAVLVRGTGIEMGEEAGIPTIEASACLFMGAALHADPSAFDREGKTE, encoded by the coding sequence ATGAGCGAGTGGTTCTGTGTCTACGCCCTGCATACCGGCCTGATCAGTGAGGGAGACGACATTGCGGCGGCGGTGCTTGCGGCCGCCGATGCGGCGCCGTGCGCCGGGGTGGCCGACGGCGATATCGTCCTTGTCGCTGAGTCGGCACTGGCGACCGCCGAGGGCCGCGCCGTCCGTCTGGACGACGTCGTCCCCTCGGAAGAGGCACTCCGCCTCGCCGACCGCCATGCGATCGAGCCCAGGATCGCCGAAGTGGTGCTCAGGGAGTCAGACCGCGTCGTCGGCGGTATTCCGGGCTATCTTCTCACCCTGAAAAACGGGACCCTGCTCCCGAACGCCGGTGTGGACCACTCCAACGCTCCCGAGGGAATGGTCGTTCCCCTGCCCGCAGACCCGAACGGGAGTGCTGCGCGCCTCAGGACGGCGATCAGGGAGCGGCGGGGCGTGAACGCCGGCGTGCTCATCATCGATTCACGGACCCACGCAATGCGCCTCGGCTGCAGCGGGGTCGCCATCGGGTGCGCCGGCCTCAGGGCAGTCGTCGACGAGGCCGGGCGCTCTGATCTCTTCGGCAGGAAGCTTGAGGTGACCAAGCGCGCCGTCGGAGACTGCCTGGCGTCGGCCGCGGAACTGCTGATGGGCGAGGCCGACGAGTGCGTCCCGGCCGTGCTGGTGCGCGGCACCGGTATCGAGATGGGAGAGGAGGCGGGCATCCCGACCATCGAGGCTTCAGCGTGTCTATTTATGGGCGCCGCGCTTCACGCCGACCCTTCCGCCTTCGATCGAGAGGGTAAAACCGAGTGA
- the cofC gene encoding 2-phospho-L-lactate guanylyltransferase: protein MAIDAVIPFKPKNPKTRLSCVMEQEEREAFARAMLSDVIAAAQAGGCSPLLLCTAPYDRPDARILLDPDGLNESLNRLLATSKSPVLIIMADLPLADGAAVSRLVSTAADMAVVPGRGGGTNAIFLREPSRFRVNYYGASFLKHMQIAMDAGLSVDVVDSFRLHTDVDEKEDLVEVLIHGRGEARRCLESLGFTLSIEGGRVGVKRGAHK, encoded by the coding sequence ATGGCCATTGACGCAGTCATCCCCTTCAAACCGAAAAATCCCAAGACCCGCCTCTCCTGCGTGATGGAGCAGGAGGAGCGCGAGGCCTTCGCACGGGCCATGCTTTCTGACGTCATCGCCGCCGCGCAGGCCGGGGGGTGCTCTCCCCTGCTCCTCTGCACCGCACCTTATGACCGCCCGGACGCGCGGATCCTGCTCGACCCGGACGGCCTGAACGAATCCTTGAACCGCCTCCTTGCGACGTCGAAGAGCCCGGTCCTCATCATCATGGCCGACCTCCCGCTCGCAGACGGCGCCGCCGTCTCCAGATTGGTATCGACCGCCGCCGATATGGCGGTGGTGCCCGGACGGGGCGGCGGGACGAACGCAATCTTTCTGCGGGAGCCCTCGCGGTTTCGGGTCAACTACTATGGTGCAAGTTTCTTGAAGCACATGCAGATCGCAATGGACGCCGGTCTCTCCGTGGACGTTGTGGACTCGTTCAGGCTCCATACCGACGTGGACGAAAAAGAGGATCTGGTCGAGGTGCTCATCCACGGACGGGGCGAGGCCCGCCGCTGCCTCGAATCACTCGGTTTTACCCTCTCGATCGAAGGCGGAAGGGTCGGCGTGAAGCGCGGCGCCCATAAATAG
- the cofG gene encoding 7,8-didemethyl-8-hydroxy-5-deazariboflavin synthase subunit CofG, whose product MHRRVITFSRNVFLPLTTVCTNACSYCCFKTPVREGCVMTPAAARLTIEAGVKAGCTEALFTFGERPGEVSGFSDHLAALGYGDILDYCYDLCEYAISAGILPHTNAGVLTYGELDRLREVNASMGLMLETTADVPAHRNSPGKDPAVRIAMMEDAGKLRIPFTTGLLIGIGETPADREESLQVIAGLHRRYGHIQEVIIQNFCPKEGTEMGGAATVPTAEFAETITLAREILPSDVAVQIPPNLADAAALIRCGVDDLGGVSPLTIDYVNPEHPWPQIEELKGLLGDACLRERLCIYPGFIRKGWYPKGLAALIRRLQNQIEERSL is encoded by the coding sequence ATGCACCGCAGGGTGATCACCTTTTCACGGAACGTCTTCCTCCCGCTCACCACCGTCTGCACAAACGCCTGCAGCTACTGCTGCTTTAAGACACCGGTGAGAGAGGGGTGCGTGATGACGCCGGCCGCGGCGCGCCTGACCATTGAGGCAGGTGTGAAGGCCGGATGCACCGAGGCGCTCTTTACCTTCGGGGAGCGTCCCGGCGAGGTTTCCGGTTTTTCAGATCACCTTGCAGCGCTCGGCTACGGCGACATTCTCGACTACTGCTATGATCTCTGCGAGTACGCCATATCGGCAGGGATCCTCCCGCACACCAACGCCGGGGTGCTCACCTACGGGGAACTCGATCGCCTCAGGGAGGTGAACGCCAGCATGGGGCTGATGCTCGAGACCACCGCAGATGTCCCGGCACACCGGAACTCTCCGGGAAAGGACCCGGCCGTACGGATCGCCATGATGGAGGACGCCGGCAAACTCCGGATCCCCTTCACGACCGGGCTCCTGATCGGGATCGGCGAGACCCCCGCAGACCGGGAGGAGTCCCTCCAGGTGATCGCAGGGCTGCACCGCCGCTACGGCCATATCCAGGAGGTCATCATCCAGAACTTCTGCCCGAAAGAAGGCACCGAGATGGGGGGGGCTGCAACCGTGCCGACGGCTGAATTTGCAGAGACGATCACCCTTGCGCGGGAGATCCTCCCATCAGATGTCGCCGTCCAGATCCCGCCGAACCTGGCCGACGCCGCCGCCCTGATCAGGTGTGGCGTCGACGATCTCGGCGGGGTCTCCCCGCTCACCATCGACTATGTGAACCCCGAGCATCCCTGGCCGCAGATCGAGGAGTTGAAAGGGCTGCTCGGGGACGCATGTTTGCGCGAGCGCCTCTGCATTTACCCGGGGTTCATCAGGAAAGGATGGTACCCGAAAGGGCTGGCGGCGCTGATCCGCCGCCTCCAGAACCAGATTGAGGAGAGGTCTTTGTGA